The following proteins are co-located in the Rheinheimera salexigens genome:
- the ptsP gene encoding phosphoenolpyruvate--protein phosphotransferase, with translation MLSQLRRIVQDVAQEPVLNNALAGLVTSIKQALETECCSVYLADYEQQHFMLMASDGLNPDAIGQVAIGFSEGLIGWVGQREEPINLAKAQLHPRFKVTPEVSEDHFSAFLGCPIIHHRKVLGVLTIQQAVDRIFNEDEESFLVTLAAQLASVLANAEMRQAASESSATQIQTGHLKGLPGAPGIAMGHAHILEPANDFNAISVKRSDNPDKELAHFYRAVKITKAEFNRLAERMAGHLPPDALAIFDVYHQLLDAASLGTEIEQQIADGWCAKSALKRVVEKFARKFDDMDDSYLRERGTDIRDLGQRVLNNLLDTEKRKIKLPDDVILVADNVTATMLAEIPREKLMAIVSLKGSVNSHAAIMARALDIPAVMGVDELPLRQWQGQYLIVDGYQGNVLLSPVAAICAEYRRLINEDAAINARYLEEVHLPSQSLCGVKFDLMVNSGLAVELETADLEHTDGVGLYRTEFPFIMRSRFPTEQEQTALYRKILESSPNKPVIMRTLDVGGDKALPYFNIEEENPFLGWRGIRLTLDHPEIFLVQIRAMLRANLALDNLHILLPMISDLAEVDESLRLIKQACFEVSDELSIALPRPKVGVMIEVPSIMYQLPELAQKVDFCSVGTNDLTQYLLAVDRNNPRVAGLYDAMHPAVLRALYTLAQQAKGLQFPISVCGELAADPAGVLLLAAMGYRYFSMNSSNLAKIKWLLRRIELSELELLLPEVLACSSAKLVRLHVQRFLEQKQSLNQLRA, from the coding sequence ATGTTAAGCCAGCTAAGACGAATTGTTCAAGATGTGGCACAAGAGCCAGTGCTTAACAATGCGCTTGCTGGCTTAGTCACCAGCATTAAACAAGCATTAGAAACTGAGTGCTGCTCGGTGTATTTAGCCGATTATGAACAACAGCATTTTATGTTAATGGCCAGCGATGGCCTTAATCCTGACGCTATTGGTCAGGTCGCTATTGGCTTTTCTGAAGGCCTTATCGGTTGGGTAGGGCAACGCGAAGAACCGATTAATTTAGCTAAAGCCCAGTTACATCCTCGATTTAAAGTTACGCCTGAAGTCAGCGAAGACCATTTCTCAGCTTTTTTAGGCTGTCCTATTATCCATCATCGTAAAGTCCTTGGTGTGTTAACCATCCAGCAAGCGGTTGATCGGATCTTCAATGAAGATGAAGAATCATTTTTAGTTACGCTAGCAGCGCAACTGGCATCAGTGTTGGCTAATGCAGAAATGCGTCAAGCAGCCAGTGAAAGTTCGGCCACCCAAATTCAAACCGGCCACTTAAAAGGCTTACCCGGCGCGCCAGGTATTGCCATGGGCCACGCTCATATTTTAGAGCCTGCTAATGATTTCAACGCTATATCAGTTAAACGCTCAGATAATCCAGACAAAGAATTAGCGCATTTTTATCGAGCAGTTAAAATTACTAAAGCAGAGTTTAATCGGTTAGCCGAGCGTATGGCAGGCCATTTACCGCCCGATGCCTTAGCTATTTTTGATGTTTATCATCAATTATTAGATGCCGCTAGCTTAGGTACAGAGATAGAGCAGCAAATAGCCGATGGCTGGTGTGCAAAAAGTGCCCTAAAACGAGTCGTAGAAAAATTTGCTCGCAAATTTGATGATATGGACGATAGCTACTTACGGGAGCGCGGTACCGATATTCGCGATCTGGGTCAACGGGTATTAAATAACTTATTAGACACTGAAAAGCGCAAAATAAAACTGCCCGACGACGTCATTCTAGTGGCCGATAATGTTACCGCAACCATGTTAGCCGAGATCCCGCGGGAAAAGCTGATGGCAATAGTGTCATTAAAAGGCTCTGTTAACTCGCACGCGGCAATTATGGCTCGGGCACTGGATATTCCAGCCGTGATGGGCGTGGACGAACTGCCTTTACGACAATGGCAAGGGCAGTACTTAATTGTTGATGGCTATCAAGGCAATGTTTTATTATCGCCCGTGGCCGCAATTTGCGCTGAATATCGGCGTTTAATTAATGAAGATGCGGCCATAAATGCTCGTTATTTAGAAGAAGTTCATTTACCTTCGCAATCATTGTGTGGTGTGAAGTTTGATTTAATGGTTAATTCGGGCTTAGCGGTTGAATTAGAAACTGCCGATCTGGAACATACCGATGGTGTCGGTTTATATCGCACCGAATTTCCGTTTATTATGCGCAGCCGTTTTCCTACCGAACAAGAACAAACCGCGTTATATCGTAAAATATTAGAAAGCTCACCCAATAAACCGGTGATTATGCGCACCTTAGATGTTGGCGGTGATAAAGCGCTGCCTTATTTTAATATCGAAGAAGAAAATCCGTTTTTAGGCTGGCGTGGTATTCGTTTAACCTTAGATCATCCAGAGATTTTCTTAGTGCAAATACGCGCCATGTTGCGGGCTAATTTAGCATTAGATAACTTACATATTTTACTGCCAATGATTTCTGATCTGGCTGAAGTCGATGAATCATTACGTTTAATTAAGCAAGCCTGCTTTGAAGTCAGTGACGAGTTATCCATAGCATTACCTCGACCTAAAGTGGGGGTAATGATTGAAGTGCCGTCCATTATGTATCAGTTACCCGAACTAGCGCAAAAGGTTGACTTTTGCTCGGTAGGCACTAATGATTTAACTCAGTACTTATTGGCGGTAGATCGTAATAATCCACGAGTTGCTGGTTTATACGATGCCATGCATCCAGCCGTATTACGGGCTTTATATACATTAGCTCAGCAAGCAAAGGGCCTACAATTCCCAATTAGTGTCTGTGGTGAATTAGCGGCAGACCCCGCAGGTGTATTGTTACTTGCCGCTATGGGTTATCGTTATTTTAGTATGAATAGTAGTAATTTAGCTAAAATTAAATGGTTGTTGCGCCGGATAGAGCTGTCGGAATTAGAGCTGTTATTACCCGAAGTACTCGCCTGCAGTTCGGCCAAACTTGTAAGGCTGCATGTGCAACGTTTTTTAGAACAAAAGCAGTCGCTTAATCAACTTCGAGCTTAA
- the rppH gene encoding RNA pyrophosphohydrolase, with protein sequence MIDTEGFRANVGIVICNSQGQVFWAKRYGQHSWQYPQGGIDDGETPEQAMYRELNEEVGLTPADVQVIATTKHWLRYKLPKRLIRKDSNPVCIGQKQKWFLLQLTCHEDDVNLLKTTHPEFDSWRWVSYWYPVRQVVAFKREVYRKVMKEFAPVALPFIRREGKRKS encoded by the coding sequence GTGATCGATACCGAAGGATTTCGGGCTAATGTCGGCATAGTAATATGTAACAGCCAAGGACAGGTGTTTTGGGCTAAACGATATGGTCAGCATTCTTGGCAATACCCCCAGGGTGGCATTGATGATGGCGAAACGCCTGAGCAGGCCATGTATCGTGAATTAAACGAAGAAGTTGGCTTAACACCAGCAGATGTGCAGGTTATTGCAACCACTAAACATTGGTTACGCTATAAATTGCCGAAACGTTTAATTCGTAAAGATAGTAATCCTGTGTGTATAGGCCAAAAGCAAAAATGGTTTTTGCTGCAGCTGACTTGTCATGAAGATGATGTAAACTTATTAAAAACCACCCATCCTGAGTTTGATAGCTGGCGTTGGGTTAGCTATTGGTACCCAGTACGCCAAGTGGTTGCGTTTAAGCGCGAAGTTTATCGAAAAGTCATGAAAGAGTTTGCCCCTGTTGCTTTGCCCTTTATTCGCCGCGAAGGAAAAAGAAAAAGTTAA
- the mutH gene encoding DNA mismatch repair endonuclease MutH, with translation MAKNASVVSKLIILLIMPTPPKTIEDLMARCNAIAGLTLGQLASSLEQAVPKNLLKDKGWVGQLIEHALGATGGSQAVVDFADLGIELKTLPINQQGKPLESTYVCVAPLTGVTGLEWQNSWVCEKLRHILWLPVLAERQIPLAERVIGNAFLWQPNSAQQQALQQDWEELMELISLGGIADIRGATGKYLQLRPKAANSKALTDAIGSQGQPIRTLPRGFYLKTNFTAAILQQQFSLSVE, from the coding sequence GTGGCAAAAAATGCTAGCGTTGTCAGTAAATTAATTATTCTACTTATTATGCCTACTCCGCCAAAAACAATTGAAGATTTAATGGCTCGCTGTAACGCAATTGCCGGCTTAACATTAGGCCAGCTAGCATCCAGCCTAGAACAAGCTGTGCCTAAAAACCTATTGAAAGACAAGGGTTGGGTTGGCCAGTTGATTGAACACGCCCTTGGCGCTACTGGCGGCTCACAAGCGGTGGTTGATTTTGCTGATTTAGGCATAGAATTAAAAACCTTACCGATAAACCAACAAGGCAAGCCATTAGAAAGCACTTATGTTTGTGTCGCGCCTTTAACCGGTGTTACTGGTTTAGAGTGGCAAAACTCTTGGGTCTGTGAAAAGTTACGCCATATTTTATGGTTGCCGGTATTAGCTGAACGCCAGATCCCGTTGGCCGAGCGTGTTATTGGCAATGCCTTTTTATGGCAGCCCAATTCAGCACAACAACAAGCATTACAGCAAGATTGGGAAGAGTTAATGGAGTTAATTAGCTTAGGGGGCATTGCTGATATACGAGGCGCCACGGGTAAATACTTACAATTAAGACCCAAAGCCGCTAACAGTAAAGCGTTAACTGATGCAATTGGTAGTCAGGGCCAACCTATTCGCACCCTGCCGCGCGGCTTTTATTTAAAAACAAATTTTACTGCTGCCATATTACAGCAGCAGTTTTCACTTAGCGTTGAATAA
- a CDS encoding substrate-binding periplasmic protein, with amino-acid sequence MNKLMLVMGCALIGVVGCKPAEQVIIEKTTEVIEAKAPDCTLTFGIDAWEPYQYMTVDNKPTGLDIEIASAVLNNMNCQLAVEQGSWTELLLKLKTGEVDAVLGASKTEDRKSFAYFSDAYRKERFQLYVRKDNINYPYENISAFLEDGHKLGIVNQYYYGDDMAELYENETFQPLFVGAIISELNIARLLDEEIDGLLEDSFVGASIMRRKGLDKYIKPHNISLESTDVFVMFSQESVTEEQVAAFNRGLTQLKENGEYNKLVSKYSH; translated from the coding sequence ATGAATAAATTAATGTTAGTCATGGGGTGTGCATTAATAGGCGTAGTGGGTTGTAAGCCAGCAGAACAAGTGATAATTGAAAAAACGACTGAAGTGATAGAAGCCAAAGCGCCGGATTGTACACTGACCTTTGGTATTGATGCTTGGGAACCGTACCAATATATGACGGTGGATAATAAACCTACCGGTTTGGATATCGAGATAGCATCGGCGGTGTTAAATAATATGAACTGTCAGCTTGCGGTTGAGCAAGGTAGCTGGACTGAATTATTGCTTAAACTAAAAACTGGAGAAGTCGATGCGGTTCTAGGGGCATCGAAAACTGAAGATAGAAAAAGTTTCGCTTATTTTTCAGATGCCTATCGTAAAGAACGGTTTCAGCTATATGTACGCAAAGATAATATCAATTATCCTTATGAAAATATCAGTGCATTTTTAGAAGATGGTCATAAATTAGGTATTGTTAATCAATATTATTACGGTGATGACATGGCTGAACTTTATGAAAATGAAACCTTTCAACCGTTATTTGTCGGTGCCATTATTAGTGAGTTAAATATAGCCCGATTATTAGATGAAGAAATTGATGGCTTGCTTGAAGATAGCTTTGTCGGGGCGTCAATTATGCGTCGCAAAGGCTTAGATAAATATATAAAACCACATAATATTAGTTTAGAAAGTACCGATGTTTTTGTTATGTTTAGCCAAGAGTCTGTTACCGAAGAGCAAGTTGCAGCCTTTAATCGGGGCTTAACCCAACTTAAAGAAAATGGTGAGTACAATAAACTGGTTAGTAAGTATAGCCATTAG
- a CDS encoding sterol desaturase family protein, producing MISVELILLALSPVFLAFVAWEWWRYRQVQPVMYRWQDSLANAVLALMHQGGELLAVIVLMPLFIWLYQWRLFDIDLNAGTMLLAFVLQDFLYYWFHRASHQIRWLWASHIAHHSSRQLNFSTAFRQSLTYPISGMWLFWTPMILIGFTPSIVLAVVALNLAFQFFVHTQAVKKLGVLEYIFNTPSHHRVHHACNPRYIDKNYAGVLIIWDRLFGTFTPERADEPCRYGLTDDFASDNPIRITFYEWQNMWQDCLAAKGWHQRLRSIVGKPATKSKANKQAHLLEKPTLDVD from the coding sequence ATGATTTCGGTTGAATTAATTCTACTGGCGTTAAGCCCTGTGTTTTTGGCTTTTGTTGCTTGGGAGTGGTGGCGTTATCGGCAAGTACAGCCGGTTATGTATCGCTGGCAAGACTCGCTAGCCAACGCGGTTTTAGCGTTAATGCATCAAGGCGGCGAATTACTTGCTGTTATTGTGCTAATGCCATTATTTATCTGGTTATATCAATGGCGATTGTTTGATATAGACCTAAATGCTGGCACTATGTTGTTGGCTTTTGTACTACAAGATTTTTTGTATTACTGGTTTCATCGTGCTTCACACCAAATACGCTGGCTTTGGGCGTCACACATTGCCCATCACAGTTCGCGACAATTAAACTTCAGTACTGCCTTTCGGCAAAGCTTAACTTATCCTATATCTGGCATGTGGCTGTTTTGGACGCCCATGATCCTTATTGGTTTTACACCTAGCATTGTTTTGGCCGTGGTAGCGTTAAATTTAGCGTTTCAATTTTTTGTTCATACTCAAGCGGTAAAAAAGCTCGGTGTATTGGAATACATTTTTAATACGCCATCGCATCATCGGGTACACCATGCGTGTAACCCTCGCTATATCGATAAAAATTATGCCGGGGTATTAATTATCTGGGATCGGTTATTTGGTACTTTTACCCCAGAAAGAGCCGATGAGCCTTGTCGATATGGCCTTACTGACGATTTTGCTTCAGATAATCCCATTCGTATTACTTTTTATGAATGGCAGAATATGTGGCAAGACTGCTTAGCGGCAAAAGGTTGGCATCAGCGCCTACGCAGTATTGTCGGTAAACCTGCCACTAAATCCAAAGCTAATAAGCAAGCCCATTTATTAGAAAAACCAACCTTGGATGTTGATTAA